The following coding sequences are from one Gossypium hirsutum isolate 1008001.06 chromosome A12, Gossypium_hirsutum_v2.1, whole genome shotgun sequence window:
- the LOC107927669 gene encoding polygalacturonase QRT3, whose product MTKKPYSAASFYLIMLLLLQETSCSTGIRQDKLFELGSKLKELASPPSVPLHLHSLDSVTKNNGRVFYPIAYGADPTGVQESSDAISQALNDAFQVQTTLQMLPGLKDLGGVVIDLLGGSYKISNPIRFPSSGGANIVVKGGSLRASDTFPGDRHLIEVWSPNSQPSTPTGFNDTKDENVGIYYEDVTFRDILFDSSFRGGGIFVIDSARIRIDNCFFLHFSTQGILVQKGHETFISNCFLGQVSTVGGDKGERGFSGTAIQLSSNDNAITDIAIFSAAIGILLIGQANIVTGVHCYNKATAFGGVGILVKSTAALTRIDNCYLDFTAIVMEDPVQVHVTNGLFLGDANVVFKPIKGKISGLNIVNNMFNGNPGKMVPNIQLDGTFSTVDQVVIQHNNVNGMSLKSTVGEMTVAGNGTKWVADFSSLLVFPDRINHFQYSFHIQKEVSAGFPVHAVTNTSNNIVVVESDNAVNGVVSVAVDQFNRIGETSSLKV is encoded by the exons ATGACTAAGAAACCCTACTCAGCAGCATCCTTCTACCTAATCATGTTGTTGCTGTTGCAGGAAACTAGTTGTTCCACCGGCATCAGGCAAGACAAGTTATTTGAACTTGGATCAAAGTTAAAAGAGCTGGCATCGCCACCTTCTGTTCCTCTCCATCTCCACTCCTTAGACTCAGTCACCAAAAAT AATGGAAGAGTGTTCTACCCAATTGCGTACGGGGCAGACCCTACTGGGGTGCAAGAGAGCAGTGACGCCATTTCGCAAGCGCTGAATGACGCTTTCCAGGTCCAAACCACTCTCCAAATGCTGCCTGGCTTGAAGGACTTGGGTGGTGTCGTCATTGATTTGCTCGGCGGAAGCTACAAAATCAGCAATCCTATAAGGTTTCCTTCTTCTGGGGGAGCCAATATTGTG GTGAAAGGAGGGTCGTTGCGGGCTTCAGACACATTCCCTGGTGACCGGCATCTCATAGAAGTATGGTCTCCGAATTCTCAACCATCAACCCCTACCGGTTTCAACGATACGAAAGATGAGAATGTAGGAATCTACTACGAGGACGTCACCTTCCGGGACATTCTTTTCGATTCGAGCTTCCGAGGCGGAGGGATCTTTGTAATTGATTCCGCCAGAATCCGCATAGATAATTGCTTCTTCCTTCACTTCTCAACCCAAGGAATTCTAGTCCAAAAAGGTCACGAGACTTTCATATCCAACTGTTTCCTAGGGCAGGTTTCCACTGTTGGTGGAGACAAAGGTGAGAGAGGCTTTTCGGGCACCGCCATTCAACTTTCAAGTAACGATAACGCGATAACCGATATTGCCATCTTCTCAGCGGCCATTGGCATTTTATTGATCGGCCAAGCTAATATTGTCACAGGGGTTCATTGTTATAACAAAGCAACAGCCTTTGGTGGGGTAGGAATTTTAGTAAAATCCACCGCTGCACTAACTAGAATTGACAATTGTTACTTAGATTTCACAGCTATAGTGATGGAAGACCCTGTTCAAGTTCATGTTACCAATGGGCTTTTCTTAGGAGATGCTAATGTAGTGTTTAAGCCGATTAAGGGAAAAATATCAGGGCTGAATATAGTTAACAACATGTTTAATGGTAATCCTGGAAAAATGGTTCCAAACATCCAATTAGACGGGACGTTTAGTACCGTTGATCAAGTGGTGATCCAGCACAACAATGTGAATGGCATGAGCCTGAAATCAACGGTTGGGGAAATGACGGTGGCCGGGAATGGAACAAAGTGGGTTGCTGATTTTTCATCACTGTTAGTATTTCCAGACCGGATAAATCATTTCCAATactcatttcatattcaaaaggAGGTGTCTGCAGGATTCCCTGTACATGCAGTTACGAATACGTCCAATAATATTGTAGTCGTAGAGAGTGACAATGCAGTCAATGGGGTGGTTTCCGTGGCAGTTGATCAGTTCAATCGCATCGGAGAGACTAGTAGTCTAAAGGTTTAG